CAAATTTAACTTACTAGTTTACAAAGACAATAAGGTGGTCAAAAAAGCTGAGCTTATGATCAGAGCCGTTCCCGGAAAAGATTTTTTTAATATCGATTGGGGAAATCCACCGAGCAGCAGCATTGTAGGGCAATCGTACTCCTACAAAGGTTATCGCGTTGATCAAACTTATGTAAAAAAACAATATCCCTATAGTAGCATAGATTTTTATTATGAAAATAAATCCGCACAATTAACACCAGAAAAAGAAAAAGAATATTTACTGGAAGCGGCAAGTAAAACCTATAGTAGCCCTTCGCTCTCTGCAGGGAATAATGGCCAAGCTGAACTAGATAATAAGTATAATTTACTTTTCAAAAATAAGTTTAACGCCACTACAGTAGCAATCTGGGAAAACCGATCTACCGCTGTCGCCCTGATAGGTTATCCAAAAGATAATATTGAACATTATAGGATTATCGGAGAGCCTAAATATTAAAACATGTTTTAATATTAGAGAAACAAAAGAATGTTTACACGCTAATTTTAACTGCTATTTTTATAGTTTTCATAAAAGCCTCAAATTTATTTTACAATCATGAAATCATTTTTTTTATTCACTGTAATAGGTCTTTTCTTTATTTCTTGCAAAAAAGATCAACCTGAAGTTAATCCTGATGACAATACAAAAGCAAAACTCATGTTGAGCGACAGTATTTCATATACAATTGACGGCGTAAAATATGCTTCTAATGATCGATATGCGAATGGCTACAGTAATAAGCAAATTAACATCAAACCCTATAATCAGGAATTGCCCAATAGACATTTTGCTTATAACACCGGTAATACTTGGTGGTATGGCGAAAAAGATTCTTTGCTCGTTGAATATAATTATGCATTTTCAGGCGAAGCAAATGTGACAATTGGTTTTACTAAAAAATACAATATAGCGAAATTGCAAGAAGGAGCAACAGTGTATCAACCTATCAATGGATTTCAATTGGCAACAGGACCGCAACAATTTATCACAGACTATGCACGTGAAAATAAAACTTCAGGTGTATTTCTAAGTATTTCTCCTCAAACGGAAGAAGCTATGTTTTCGTACATTCCCAATCGATCCATGACAAAACCGGTCCAATTGAATAACAATATCCAGGATGACGCTACGTTTACGATTTTGAAGTTTGAAAAGCTCGACAGGGGATTTTATTTACTGGAAGCCGAGTTTGAACTTAATGGGTATACGGAAAAGAATAAAAAATATCGTATCAAAGATGGTTATGTACGATTAGTCAGCCAATTTAAACACTTTTAATGTAGAAGAATCTGCATCAACTAGCATTGTTTTGCAAGGCAATGCTAGTTGATGCAGATTTTCACTACCTTCGTCTTATGGCGAATCAATTGCAATTTGAAAATTCACCGTACCTTAAACAGCACGCACACAATCCAGTAGATTGGATGCCCTGGGGACCGGAAGCTTTAAAAAAAGCAAAAGACGAAAATAAACTCATCATTGTAAGCATTGGCTACTCGGCTTGCCACTGGTGTCATGTGATGGAGCGTGAAAGTTTTGAAAACTCAGCCATCGCCCAAACCATGAATACGTTTTTCGTATCGATCAAAATCGATCGTGAAGAACGCCCCGATATCGATCAAGTTTATATGCTTGCTGTGCAGCTGATGACCAATGCTGGCGGCTGGCCATTGAATTGTATCTGCCTACCCGATGGAAGACCAATTTATGGTGGCACCTATTTCAAACCGCACGACTGGCAGAATATTTTATTGCAAATTGCACAAATGTGGGCGGAGAAACCCGAAGTCGCGTTTGACTATGCTGAAAAACTAAACAACGGCATCCGACGCGCCGAGCAACTGCCCATTCACCCCATCCCCGATCAATACACGATCGACGACTTAAATGAAATTGTTGCCCCTTGGACCGAGATGTTCGATAAAAATGAAGGCGGTTATCAAAAAACACCCAAATTTCCGTTACCAAACAATTGGTTATTCTTGCTAAAATATGCGGTGCTTGCCGACAATCAGGAACTCCTGGATCATGTTCATTTGACGTTGAAAAAGATCGGATCAGGAGGTATCTACGACCAGATCGGTGGTGGCTTTGCGCGTTATTCGGTTGACCATTATTGGCATATTCCCCACTTCGAAAAAATGCTTTACGACAACGGGCAATTACTATCCCTTTATGCCGAAGCTTATCAACAAAATCGAGATCCATTCTATAAGCGGATTATCGAGGAAACGATTGACTGGGCCGAGCGCGAAATGCTTGCGCCGAACCATGGTTTCTATAGCGCTTTAGATGCAGATAGCGAAGGGATTGAAGGAAAATATTATTCATTCACTAAGGCTGAATTTAACGAGGTATTGGGCGATGATGCTGCCCTCCTTGGCCAATATTTTAACATCACCGAAGCAGGGAACTGGACGGAAGAGAAAACTAACATCCCAATTTGCGCCATTAATGCAGACCAGTTAGCCGTAAAGGTCAATATGTCAGCTGACGAATGGGCAGATTTTCTAAAAATTTCAAAGAAAAAATTATACAACTATCGTGAACAACGGATCCGTCCGGGACTCGACCATAAGCAGCTGACCACCTGGAATGCTTTATTTCTAAAAGGACTCCTAGATGCCTATCACAGTCTTGGGAACAGCCATTTTCTTGAACTCGCTTTAAACAATGCCCACTTTATCTGTACGCATCTTATTCAAGACAATCTTCAGTTATTGCACCAACCAAAAGATAACAACAGAGCGATCGCAGGTTTCCTAGACGACTATGCATTCACTATTGAAGCCTTTATAGCCTTATATGAGGCCACATTTGACCTCAATTGGCTCACAAAAGCAAGACAGCTCGCTGATAGTGCCATTGCATTGTTTTACGATGGATCACAAAAAACATTCTACTACACATCGTCGGAGGCAGAGGAACTTATTGCACGGAAAAGCGAAATTATGGATAACGTAATCCCTTCCTCTTCGTCGACAATGGTTCGCCAATTGAAACGATTAGGTTTACTTTTTGACGATGAAAATTACATCGCCATTACAGACCAATTGCTGGCGAATGTATTCCCGCAAATCAAGACTTATGGTTCGGCCTATTCAAATTGGGCAATATTATTGCTAGAAGAAATATATGGAATCAATGAAATTGCATTGACGGGGGATAAAGCGATGGCTTTCAAAAATGAACTCGGCAAATATTATATTCCTAACAAAATTGTTCTTGGCGGTACGGAAGAAAATCTTCCATTGCTAGAACATAGAGTCGGAAAGGAGACAAAAGCATATCTTTGTAAAAACAGGACCTGCAGTCTACCACAGGACTCCATAGAAGCGTTAATAAATTATATTTAATAAACGGTAGCCTCGGGCTTCCAAAAATCAAAATCAGATGGCTATAAAAGCAAACGACGTCGTAGCATTGACGTACAGACTTCACACAGTAGAAAACGGTGAAAAAGTTTTCGTTGAAGAAACAACT
The Sphingobacterium multivorum genome window above contains:
- a CDS encoding thioredoxin domain-containing protein, which codes for MANQLQFENSPYLKQHAHNPVDWMPWGPEALKKAKDENKLIIVSIGYSACHWCHVMERESFENSAIAQTMNTFFVSIKIDREERPDIDQVYMLAVQLMTNAGGWPLNCICLPDGRPIYGGTYFKPHDWQNILLQIAQMWAEKPEVAFDYAEKLNNGIRRAEQLPIHPIPDQYTIDDLNEIVAPWTEMFDKNEGGYQKTPKFPLPNNWLFLLKYAVLADNQELLDHVHLTLKKIGSGGIYDQIGGGFARYSVDHYWHIPHFEKMLYDNGQLLSLYAEAYQQNRDPFYKRIIEETIDWAEREMLAPNHGFYSALDADSEGIEGKYYSFTKAEFNEVLGDDAALLGQYFNITEAGNWTEEKTNIPICAINADQLAVKVNMSADEWADFLKISKKKLYNYREQRIRPGLDHKQLTTWNALFLKGLLDAYHSLGNSHFLELALNNAHFICTHLIQDNLQLLHQPKDNNRAIAGFLDDYAFTIEAFIALYEATFDLNWLTKARQLADSAIALFYDGSQKTFYYTSSEAEELIARKSEIMDNVIPSSSSTMVRQLKRLGLLFDDENYIAITDQLLANVFPQIKTYGSAYSNWAILLLEEIYGINEIALTGDKAMAFKNELGKYYIPNKIVLGGTEENLPLLEHRVGKETKAYLCKNRTCSLPQDSIEALINYI